The Thermococcus sp. region ACCCCATCGAGAACGACGGAGTTATTCCTTATCTCCACGTACCTGTTGAGCTTCCGGACGATTGGAGAGTTTAATGGCACGATGACAATGAGGTTGCCACTTTCGAGCCTGTTCGTGAAGTTTACTTTAAAACCCGCCTTTCTAAGGGTCTCAACGTAGTTTCTGACGTAGGTGCTCTCTGAGAGGTTCCCTGCAACGTATATTTTAACGCCCTCTGTTTTAAATTTCAAAAACGCCATTCTAAGGGTCGGCTCAGGATAGATGTTCTTCCAGAACCCTTCCCGATACCATCTACCCATAAGCTCTGCGAGCTCCGGCATAAAGCTGTTGAAGGTAGGATATCTGTTCCTATCTGAGAGGTAGTCCTCGAGGTATGCCCTGTAGACTCTCCCCACGAGGTAAAATCCGAGGGTTTCCTGAGTCTGTATAAATCTCTCCGCACTCAGGTTTCCCTGTGTTTCGAGAATGTAATATGCTTCAAACGCCCTCACGAGGGTCTCGTCAAGGTAAGTCTTCCAGCCCGAGTACCCCATGGAAGTCATGACATCCCTTACAGGCGAGAACATTTTCCTGTACTCTCTGAACTCCCTGTAATGTCTGTCCACCGCAGGGTTAACGAAGCTATGGGCAAGCTCGTGGGCAGAAGCACTGCAGTATGATTGAGTCCCATTAAACGTCGAACAGATTCCGATAAAGGCGTAAACGGTGTTGTTCATCCAACCGCTGTAGCTGTAGTATGCTTCAAGGGGCTGGAGAACGAAAACCCAGCGTTTCCTATTTTCTCCAAAGAACTTCTCCTCGAAGTGAGGAAGGTTGAAAATACCGGAGTTCTCCTTAAAAAAGAGCCTTATCTGCTCCCTGTAAAACCCGCTGTGGTTCTCGTAGAAGGCCGAAAAGTTCGATTCTCGGGCGAAATCTTTTATCGCTATGGAAAGTTCGTTGAGGAGCTTTTTATTTCCGTGTACTCTTGAAAGAAGGTATCCGCTCCACTCCGTGGAGTTCAGTTCCAGCGCGAACTTTGGAATTGCATCGTACTCCAGGCCCTCTCTCAGGGCTTTTTTAGCCAGGAGTACTGCCCTGTGGTTTCTGTAGGAGGAAAAGTAAGACTCAACCTCCTGAGAGTAGGGAGTAATGTTGCCGGAGTTCCAACCCGCAAGGTGGAAAACAACATCCGTCAGCTCGATGTAGGGATTCACCTCGACGCAGACGTTGCCGGAACACTCGAAAATCGGGGAGACGTTGAGCTGGAAGTCCGGCTTTGGAGGAGCAGGTGACTGAGTCAGGTAATATGTGAAAAGGAGTACTAACAGGGACAACGGCACCACTAAAGGTTTAACCTTGGGCATTGTTATTTCTCCTCCCGTTCATATGTGTGGTTTCGTTCTTATTTGTTTCTTTTTACGTCTTAATTAATGATTATCTCAACACCTTTTAAAGGGTAAACTCTGTTCTCGTTGACCATCCATTCATCTGGGTCGAGGATTATTATCCTGGGTTTATCGTTTAATTCGAATTCCACCCTTGCAGTCCCGTTAACCCAGACTCTTTTGACGAAACTCTTTGTTTGGGTTTTTACTTCGACATCGAGGGGCATTGTGAAGTTGTTTTCGTCGGTAATTTCAAAAGTTAGGAGATATTTTCCGTTTTTCCGATTTAAACTCAGATTTCTTACGTAATAATCGGGCACTTTTGTGGTGTAAAACCACTCGTTGAAGAACCAGTCTAAATTCTGACCACTGACTTTCTCAAAAACGTTTTGAATGTCCGTCAAATTGCACTCTTTACCATGACACTCTTTTAAAAGCTCCCTCAAGCCCTTAAAGAAAGTCTCATTACCCAAGACGAACTGAAGTGAGCGAAAGACGAAAGCACCTTTGTAGTAAATGATTGCTTCTCTGATGGTTGGGTTTAGTATTCCCTCTTTATACGCATATATCAACGACATTGACTTCAAGTTTGGAAGTACATCAAGGTTTTCAATATCATCAAGATCATCAAGATAATTTGAATATTGTTTATCTGTTTTGGACATGGCTAAAAATTCCATAAACGTGGCAAGACTCTCGTCAATCCGACCGAATTTAGCGTAGTCCCCAAACCATAAATGTCCCAGCTCGTGAAAAATCAATCCTGGATTTGAGTAAACCACATTGCCAACACTTGGGAGTTGATGCGAAGAGAAACATCCAATAACCACGGAGGGTACTGTAGTATCTGTTGTCGTCAGGCCTTCGTCCATAGGCCACGAGGGGTTTAAAATAATGTAGAATATATTAACCGGAACTATTTTCGTTACATTACTGTAAAGAGTAAGTGCCACTTGGAGTTTTTCTTCAAAGTTTTCCAATGACTGATGGGTATACTGACAGTTTGCAGGAATATAAATTTTAGCGTGCATACTCCCAGCGCTTATCTCCTGCACCTTGCCCACTCTCATAAAAAAGGCTCCATAAATCCTGTTGATATTGAAGTTCTTCATCTTAATCGTTGAATTTAAAAGTCCGTACCCAGGCAGGAAGAAAATATAACCTGAGGGAAATCTAACCGTTAAGTTTACAAGGTTCCCTTTCCCGCTAATTGCCCACCAAGTTAATGGTGTTCCGATTGTCAACGAAGGGTTGAGAGTTCTCACAAAAGAATCATTAAGCTGGTACTTTATCATTCCCTTTATTTCAGGAAGAGATGTTGAGACATTGATGACATAAACTTTAGCTCGCAGTCCAAGTGTATTGTTCCTGATGATGTACTTGTCGAGTCTATTCAGTTCAATATTATTTCCATTAAGGCTTACGTTGAGCTTCAAGGCATCTGGAATACCTATGGTAGCAAGATACAGAGTTAAATTATGGTGGATGTTCTTAATGGAGAAGTTATATTCTCCAGAGATACTCCCGTCGGGATGATAATTCACTGTGAGATTACCGGACTGGAGATAACTTACGGAGTTAGCCATGTTGTCTATTTCTTCCACTGATGTATGCAATGTACGGGGTTCTCTGGGGTATATTATTCTTAAATAGGCCGAGTGCTTTAATGTTTTTTGGTGATTGCTGTGAAAAGGACCCGTACACCCCATAATAATGAGCACAATTGTAATAATACTTAGAATACCCAACTCTCTCGTTCTTCTCATTTACCAACCCCCCACCTTGAATTCAAATGTTTTTGTATCATCTTTTACCCCCTCTGGAACTTTCCCTAAGATATCTACCAGTTCATCTGAAGTAAACAAGTGAGGATACCCTCTAGCGAGATAAAATTTCAACCCTTCCCTCCAAATGTATCTGTTCATATCGCATCCCGGTCCGTTGGGGTGCCCGTTTCTTCTTATTGATTCAGCGGCACAGCCACCGCCACAGATGGGAAGAAATGGACATTTTTTGCATTCTTCGAATTCTGTTGGGTCTTTTGCTTTAACGTCATAATAATATGGCTTGACTTTAAAATGTCCGTCATCTGTTATCTCCCCCACAGAATATTTTTCATTACCGACAAATTCCCAACATGGGTATAGTTTCCGGTTGGGATCAACAACATAAGAGAATGGGTGGTCATATACATACAATATAATGTTCGGTAGTTTGGTCTAGTTTGAACTTCAAAACCTCGTACATATGCTTCCTTCCAGAGCTTTGGTAAATAGTCTCTTAATTCACTCCCAGTCAAGAGAGTGTTATTACAGGAATGCGAATGCTGAATATCTCCCCGGATAATGCCAAATGAAATACTAACTTCACTTATGCCTTCAGAAACGAGATAATCCAGCAAGTCAGGAATTGCATGGACGTTTGTCTTATCAACATTTATTCGAATCCCTATATGAAACTTTTTATTCGTGACATTATCTAGTAAGAGCTTTATATTATGTATTATAGTGTCAAATGTCCCTTTACCGTCCTAGTTATCCTTCTTTTGTCATGAATCTCTTTGGGACCATCTAGAGTAATTTGCATTGACACAATGTTAAAATCATTAATAGCATCAATGACGTCCATGTTTATCAGTGTTCCATTCGTGACAAATCCTGCAGTATAATCTTCAATTTCTCCTTTCCTCTTAAGAGCCTCAAGTGATTCTAAAGTATATTTACAGCATTTCCAATTAAGAAGAGGCTCACCCCCATAGAAACTTACATCAATGCTAGGATTGCGTTTAATTGGAAAGTATTTTTGATGGTTCAGAGCAAATTTTAAAATAATGTCAATATCTTTTTTTGATAAGAAATCTGCCTTCTGTGTTAGATTGCCCTCATAGCAATAGGGGCACTTAAGATTACAGGCATAGGTCATAGTTAAGGTCAAACCAACTCTGAATGCAGAGTATAGTTTAGAGATTTCAAAATTATGCATCGTTTTAATAATATTTAACTCTTCTAACTCATCATCAACTAAAAAACCAAAATTGTATAATTTCGACCTAATGTCTTGAGGAATATCCTCCAGGTTTCCTTTTAACATTGCCTCTAATAGCTCAAAATCCACCTTAGAGATGCTATTGTACAGAGTATTATACAAAATATAGGTGTTTTCTCTTAATCTGAAAGCAATATTATATTTGGAAATCTTCACCATTGGCATCACCCCAACAATAAGGATAAAAATGCATAAACAAAAGCATTAGTGGCATGTACAGTGGTATACGAGACAAAATACAGGTATTGGAATCGGGATAGGTCCGTGCTCTATGCAAACTTCTGGACAGTAGATCGTACAATAATCCTCGCACTCATAGTTACAATTGCAATGGGGGCTACAATTGGGACTACAGTTAGGACTGCAGTAATTCCCTGCAAGGCTTTCCCCTGACCCCACTTCAATGATATCAAACTCCATCTACCTCACCTCCTTCGGGTTTTTGCGTTTAATTCTTCACTGAAACAATCCATAAGTTTTACTGCAACTAATTTATAAACAACTGAAATCCATTTATAAATAAAGTGAAACAATTCATGAGCAAAAAAAAGGCAATATTTATAAGTAATTTCACTAATTGACTTCAGGTGGTCAAATGGAGGCAGTGCAGGGCATTAGAACAATCAAAGCCTTCGTCTTCATCCAGAAGGAGGTCTTCTTCTCAAGGCGCTTTGATCTGCTCCTTCAGTTCATAGGCCTCGGCCTGAACATCCTCTTCATCGGAATCTTCGCAAAACTTGTCACAATCAATGCAAACATCTCCCAGTACGGCACTCCAAACTACCTCGACTACCTCCTCATTGGCTCAATAATCCACAACCTCGTCTTCCTGCCGAGGGGAAGCATATCATCCTTCGTCCTCGGGAGAATATTCCCAGTCCTTTACAACTCTCCTGCATCTCTAACATCCATTTTCATCGGAATCAACGCCTGGCGAATTCTGTGGAATCTGGGATTGACGTTCATCGTAACACTCGCATACATCCTGTTTTTCGGTTTAAGGATCCACCTCAACCTCGGCGTTCTGGTCGTCATTCTAAGCGGCATTCTATTAATCTTCGCACTCGACCTTTTCTCAGCGGGGTTCAGAATAGCAACCAAAGCCCGACAAGATCCCCTAAACTGGTTCTTCAACATAACCGCTCAACTCGTCAGCGGGCTCTACTTCCCCCCGGAAAAGCTTCCCGGGTGGCTCCAACCTCTATCAAAAATCCATCCCGAGACGTACATCCTTCAAATGGGCAGGCTCACAATGGGTGGCGGCTACTCGTTATCCCAAATCCTTCCGAGTTTAATTAACATGCTCGTTATCACGGCCGTAATGCTCCTCATCGGATACATCACGTTCAGATGGGGATTTAACAAGGCCAGACAGCTGGGAACGCTGGGCCAGATGTGAGGTGGGCCTTATGAGAGTGCACATCCTCAAGGAAGAGTGTGAAAACGGGAAACTCGTTTTGCTTCTCAGAGTGGAGATTGAGATAAACAGCCTGCATAAACATGAACTGGGTGAGCTGGAGAGACAGATATTGGACTTCATTCTCGACAATGATGAAGTAACACAAAGCGAACTGAGCCGGCTGTTCGGCAGAGCCCAAGCCTGCAGGGCAATAAAAAACCTCGAAAACATGGGATTAATTCAGCGTGAGAGGAAAGGGAGAACGTACGTTGTCAGGGTGGTCTGAGTGATAGAAGCCGTTAATCTGACCAAGTACTATCCTCCACCGATAAAGTCCCTGCTCGACTTGAAGAGCCTCTGGGACTTTCTCAAAACTCCCCGTGAAGAAATTCCAGCCCTGGTTGATGTGAGCTTTAAAGTTAAAGAAGGCGAAATATACGGCCTTCTGGGTCCGAACGGGGCTGGAAAAACTACACTCTGTAAAATTGCCAATGGTCTCGTGATTCCAACGAGGGGCCACCTCTACATCAACGGACACGACTCAATCCAGGAGCACGATAAAATTAGGGGCAAAATCTTCACAATCTTCGGGGGAAGCAGGGACTTATTCGGCCTCTTCCAGTGGCGCGTAAGTGTTGAAAAGAACCTTAAGTTCATAGCCGAACTCTGGGGTGTTTTAGGGCAGGAGGCAGATAAAAGAATTAACTATGCCCTCAAGCTCTTGGACTTGGATGAAAAAAGAAACGAGTGGTACCAAAAGCTCTCCGCCGGAATGAGGCAGAAGGTCTACCTCGCATTGCCCTTCATCATTCAGCCCGAGGTCCTCATCTTGGATGAACCCACTGTGCATCTTGATATTTTCACAAGGAGGGAAGTTTGGAATGCTATCTTGAAACTTTCAGGGGAAATGGGAACAACGGTACTCCTGACGACCCACAACCTCAACGAGGCTGAGAGGCTCTGCGATAGAATACTCTTCTTCAACAAGCGAAAAATAGCCGAGGGTAAACCTCGAGAACTCGTTGAGAAAGTTCAAGCCCTAAAAGCGGAGAGGAAACTAATCGCCAAAATTAAGGGGAAGGTGAACGCTGGTGAGTTCAAAAGCATAATCCAGAAAATCGAGGTCCAAAGTGATGGACAATTCACGCACCTCCAGCTTTATTTCAGAGACGATGGGCTCCGGGAGGTTCTAAAGCGCCTCTCCAAGTACAACGTAGTTGACCTCCAAAGCGCCCCGGTGACCCTTGAGGAGGTCTTCGTGCAGTTATGTAAATAATAAAGAAATCACCTCTTCGCCCACTCAACCATGCTCTTGAAAACTCTCAACCCGTCCTCACTGCCCAGAAACCTGTCGCTCGCCCTCTCCGGGTGTGGCATAGTTCCAAGGACGTTTCCCTTTTCGTTGGCTACCGCCGCTATGTTGAGGACGGAGCCGTTCGGGTTAGCATCCTCCGTAACGTTGCCCTTTTTGTCACTGTACTGGAAGACGATTCTGAACTTTGACGGATCGTCGACGTAGTAGTTGCCCTCGGCATGCGCTATCGGCATCCTTATGACTTCCCCGAGCTTGTAGAGGGGCGTGAACGGCGTCTCGTTGTCGGTGACCCTGAGGTGAACCCACCTGCAGAGGAAGCGCGGGACCCTGTTCGGCCTGAGCGCACCGGGCAAAAGGCCGGCCTCGGTGAGAACCTGGAAGCCGTTGCATACCCCGAGAACCGGTCTTCCCTCACGGGCGAACTCCCTGACCTCCCCCATTATCTCCTGTCTCGCCGCTATCGCCCCGGCGCGGAGATAATCGGCGTAGCTGAAGCCGCCGGGCAGAACGACGCCGTCAAAGTCCTTTAGGCTGGTCTTGTACCAGACGCGTTCAGCCTCCGCTCCAGCCATCTTTATTGCCCT contains the following coding sequences:
- a CDS encoding DUF4932 domain-containing protein; protein product: MSLLVLLFTYYLTQSPAPPKPDFQLNVSPIFECSGNVCVEVNPYIELTDVVFHLAGWNSGNITPYSQEVESYFSSYRNHRAVLLAKKALREGLEYDAIPKFALELNSTEWSGYLLSRVHGNKKLLNELSIAIKDFARESNFSAFYENHSGFYREQIRLFFKENSGIFNLPHFEEKFFGENRKRWVFVLQPLEAYYSYSGWMNNTVYAFIGICSTFNGTQSYCSASAHELAHSFVNPAVDRHYREFREYRKMFSPVRDVMTSMGYSGWKTYLDETLVRAFEAYYILETQGNLSAERFIQTQETLGFYLVGRVYRAYLEDYLSDRNRYPTFNSFMPELAELMGRWYREGFWKNIYPEPTLRMAFLKFKTEGVKIYVAGNLSESTYVRNYVETLRKAGFKVNFTNRLESGNLIVIVPLNSPIVRKLNRYVEIRNNSVVLDGVEYSRGVFLVEALRNPEGGGFVLLMAGTPDVFKRKPSKSGDESLLNYHYFVYITELKRAVAFE
- a CDS encoding M1 family aminopeptidase, which translates into the protein MRRTRELGILSIITIVLIIMGCTGPFHSNHQKTLKHSAYLRIIYPREPRTLHTSVEEIDNMANSVSYLQSGNLTVNYHPDGSISGEYNFSIKNIHHNLTLYLATIGIPDALKLNVSLNGNNIELNRLDKYIIRNNTLGLRAKVYVINVSTSLPEIKGMIKYQLNDSFVRTLNPSLTIGTPLTWWAISGKGNLVNLTVRFPSGYIFFLPGYGLLNSTIKMKNFNINRIYGAFFMRVGKVQEISAGSMHAKIYIPANCQYTHQSLENFEEKLQVALTLYSNVTKIVPVNIFYIILNPSWPMDEGLTTTDTTVPSVVIGCFSSHQLPSVGNVVYSNPGLIFHELGHLWFGDYAKFGRIDESLATFMEFLAMSKTDKQYSNYLDDLDDIENLDVLPNLKSMSLIYAYKEGILNPTIREAIIYYKGAFVFRSLQFVLGNETFFKGLRELLKECHGKECNLTDIQNVFEKVSGQNLDWFFNEWFYTTKVPDYYVRNLSLNRKNGKYLLTFEITDENNFTMPLDVEVKTQTKSFVKRVWVNGTARVEFELNDKPRIIILDPDEWMVNENRVYPLKGVEIIIN
- a CDS encoding SPASM domain-containing protein; translated protein: MYVYDHPFSYVVDPNRKLYPCWEFVGNEKYSVGEITDDGHFKVKPYYYDVKAKDPTEFEECKKCPFLPICGGGCAAESIRRNGHPNGPGCDMNRYIWREGLKFYLARGYPHLFTSDELVDILGKVPEGVKDDTKTFEFKVGGW
- a CDS encoding radical SAM protein; this translates as MPMVKISKYNIAFRLRENTYILYNTLYNSISKVDFELLEAMLKGNLEDIPQDIRSKLYNFGFLVDDELEELNIIKTMHNFEISKLYSAFRVGLTLTMTYACNLKCPYCYEGNLTQKADFLSKKDIDIILKFALNHQKYFPIKRNPSIDVSFYGGEPLLNWKCCKYTLESLEALKRKGEIEDYTAGFVTNGTLINMDVIDAINDFNIVSMQITLDGPKEIHDKRRITRTVKGHLTL
- a CDS encoding ABC transporter permease; the encoded protein is MEAVQGIRTIKAFVFIQKEVFFSRRFDLLLQFIGLGLNILFIGIFAKLVTINANISQYGTPNYLDYLLIGSIIHNLVFLPRGSISSFVLGRIFPVLYNSPASLTSIFIGINAWRILWNLGLTFIVTLAYILFFGLRIHLNLGVLVVILSGILLIFALDLFSAGFRIATKARQDPLNWFFNITAQLVSGLYFPPEKLPGWLQPLSKIHPETYILQMGRLTMGGGYSLSQILPSLINMLVITAVMLLIGYITFRWGFNKARQLGTLGQM
- a CDS encoding MarR family transcriptional regulator, producing MRVHILKEECENGKLVLLLRVEIEINSLHKHELGELERQILDFILDNDEVTQSELSRLFGRAQACRAIKNLENMGLIQRERKGRTYVVRVV
- a CDS encoding ABC transporter ATP-binding protein, producing the protein MIEAVNLTKYYPPPIKSLLDLKSLWDFLKTPREEIPALVDVSFKVKEGEIYGLLGPNGAGKTTLCKIANGLVIPTRGHLYINGHDSIQEHDKIRGKIFTIFGGSRDLFGLFQWRVSVEKNLKFIAELWGVLGQEADKRINYALKLLDLDEKRNEWYQKLSAGMRQKVYLALPFIIQPEVLILDEPTVHLDIFTRREVWNAILKLSGEMGTTVLLTTHNLNEAERLCDRILFFNKRKIAEGKPRELVEKVQALKAERKLIAKIKGKVNAGEFKSIIQKIEVQSDGQFTHLQLYFRDDGLREVLKRLSKYNVVDLQSAPVTLEEVFVQLCK
- the purQ gene encoding phosphoribosylformylglycinamidine synthase I, coding for MVKFAVVVFPGTNCDFETERAIKMAGAEAERVWYKTSLKDFDGVVLPGGFSYADYLRAGAIAARQEIMGEVREFAREGRPVLGVCNGFQVLTEAGLLPGALRPNRVPRFLCRWVHLRVTDNETPFTPLYKLGEVIRMPIAHAEGNYYVDDPSKFRIVFQYSDKKGNVTEDANPNGSVLNIAAVANEKGNVLGTMPHPERASDRFLGSEDGLRVFKSMVEWAKR